The sequence TGACGTTCTTCTTCTCAGGTGGCCGCGAAGAGCCCTTCATTGGTGAAACCCGCCTCCTGATTCCATCGCCGAAAGAGACGACCATCGTCAACGAGGAAGGGCAGACCGTCACGATTCCGGTGAAAACCTACGATCAGAAACCGGAGATGTCGGCTCATGGTATCCGCGACGCCATCGTGGCTGAACTGAAAAAAGGCGAGGTCGATTTTGTGTGCCTCAACTTTGCCAATACCGACATGGTGGGCCATACGGGCGTGTTTGACGCCGTGGTGAAAGCCGCCGAAACCGTCGACGCCACTACCCGCGACGTGGTAACGACGGGCCTCGAACACGGCTACACCTCGATCATCATCGCCGACCACGGTAACGCCGATTATATGATCAACGACGACGGCACGCCCAACACGGCTCACACTACCAGCCTGGTGCCGTGTATTCTGGTGGATAATGAGTTCCAGCCCGCGCTCAAAGACGGTAAGCTGGGTGATATCGCCCCCACCGTGCTGGCACTGATGGGCATCCCCCAGCCTACCGAAATGACGGGTGAAAGTCTGCTGGCCTAGTCAGCAGCTGCGTCTGATTGATAAAAGGCCGCCGCCGTTAAGAGTCAGACTTTTAACGGCGGCGGCCTTTTATAGCTCATTGAGCGCTAATTTGCCAGTTCCTGCACTTTCTGCTGGAAGCCTTCGACCTGCCGGAAAAAATGGCTCGCTTTGCGGCGCGATACCTCGATCTTGTCGCCGTTGGCCAGTTGCACCGTGTGCTGATGGCGGTTGAGGCTCTGCTCTTCGAGATACAGCAGGTTCACGATGTTCTTTTTGTGCGGGCGGGCAAACAGGCCCGGCGAGAGACGACTTTCCATTTTCTTGAGCGTCAATGACACCATCAGGCGCGTGCCGTCGGAAAAATGGAACATGGTGTAATTGCCTTCGCCTTCGAGGCGCACAATCTTGTGCATGGGCATGGCTTTACGGTAACCCCAGAAAGGCAATGTCAGGTCAGATAGGTTAAAAAGACGGATAAGGTCCTCCGGGGCAAGGCCCGAGCAGGCAGACGCAAAGGCGTAGGGTTTCATGGTACATGGTTATTAATTGTGGATAGATAACAGAGTCGTGCAAGTTGACGTAAAACACGCTGGTTGTCAATACCCAAATTAGGGGATTGTGCGAACGGTAACTAATCGTATACTTCTGGCGGCTTCAAGAAAAATGAGAGAGGGTAACGTTGGCCTTTGCCGCCCATCGCTATAGATGAGTACCACAAGTAAATACCCAAAAACCCTATTATGTAACGGGTATGCCATAGCCATAACTCGTAGGAGTGTTGGCCGGATGCCATACAAATGAGTGCTGCCACCTGAAGCCTCAACAAGCTTAGGTGGCAGCACTCGTTCGTTGCGGTTGACGCTGCTGGACAAAGGGCCTATCGCTCCCACGCGCTGAGGGTTGGCCGAGCGGCAACGTACCTAGCGCCCGCCGCCTTTGCTGTCGTCGTTCTGAATCTTCTTGCTTTGCTTGCCGCCGCTGCTCATCTGCCCGAAGCGGTAGGCAAACGTCAGGCGCACGCTCCGGCTCACCCAGAACGACCGCATGTCGGTGGTGAAAGTGGACGCACTCTGGCTGCCCGTCTGGTATACGCCCTGGTTGAAGGGGTTATTCAGCGCGAGCGTCAGGTCAGCTTTTTTCTTCATCAGCTCTTTTTTGGCGGCCAGCGAATACCAGTAGTAGCCGCCGTAATTCCCCTGCAACGACACCCAGCCGGAGCCAAAATTGCCGTTGACCTGCAGCGTTACGTCCTTCGGCAGTTTGTACGAAGCGTTGGCGTTGGTCGACCAGACCCAACCGGCGTTGCTTTGCCGCAGGGCCACACTGACCAGGTCCAGGTACGTTAGGTCGGCGCCCACGCTAACGTTTAACTCTTTGGTTGGCTGGAGCGTCAGGTTCGTGTTTAGCCCGTAACTGGCGTTGCGGCCGATGTTTTCGGGGCGGGTAAGGGCTACGCCATCGGCCCCCACGGTCTGTAGCCATTCGATGCTGTTGTTGGTTTGCCGCCAGTAGGCCGTTGCGTTGAACGACATGCCTTTGTCGTTGTAGGTACTGTAGGCTAGCTCAGTCGCGTGGGTCAGCTCGGGGGCCAGAAAGGGGTTGCCCGTTTGCAGGTTTTTCGAGTCGCTGGCGTTCACGAACGGGTTCAGATACCAGACCAGCGGGCGCGAAATGCGCTGGGTGTAGCTGGCTTTGTAGGTGTGCTTACCCCACGATTTCGACACCGTCAGGCTCGGTACAATGTTGCCGTATTGGCTCGTAAACTGCGTTTTCGTCGTAATGAAATCGCCGTTGATGCCCGTGTATTCGTAGCGCAGGCCGCCCGTAGCGGTCCATTTTTTCTTCGATTCCAGCCGCATCGACACGTACCCGGCCGCGACCCGCTGCGTGTAGGCAAAATCGTTGGTACGGCTGGGGTCGAGCTGGTAATCGGTTGGCAAGCCGCTAAGCGACTGATCGACGGAAAATTCGCTGCCGATGCGGCGCATAATGCCTTTGGCACCCATTTCCAGCTTGTAGGTCAGCGTGTCTTTTCTGCCTTTATGCTCGAAGGGGCGCGAGTAGTCGGTCTGGACGGTGTACTCGTTGTTGCGGCTAAGGTTGGTGCTGCGTTCCAGGTACGTTGGCGCTTCGCTGCCCCGGTTCCGCTGCGTAATGTCGTAGTAGTAATTGTCGGGCATCCGGCTGTATTGGGTCAGGATCGAAAATTCCGCCGGTGCGGCGCTTGAGCCCGGTTTTTTGATGGTTTTTGTCCAGCCCAGGTTGAACTCACCATTGCCATAGGGGTTACGGAAGCGCACGTCGCGCACAAAATCCTGCGTGATGGCGCTGCCGACCGTCAGGCGGTTCTGCAAGGTGCTGTTCATGGGGAAATTACCGCCCCATACGTTGGCGGCAAAGTTGATGCGGTTGAGGGTGTCGGGGTCGTAATCGAGGCTCATCTCGCCGTACCCACCTACGCCACTATTGTCGCGGTCGCTGCGGGTAAACAGCACGCTCAGGGGCTGGCGCGTTTCCGGGTCGAGCGCCGTGCGGGTGGCTTCGTTCCAGCCGATGTTGCGATACGTGTACGTATTTGCCGATACCGACAGCCCCAGTTTTTCGCCTTTCACCCCCCACTTGATACCAACCGCCGAATTGAAATTACCCGCCGTCGCGTTCACTGAGCCGTTGGATCCTTTCAGGGCTTTTTTGGTGATGATGTTGATGACTCCCGCCGACCCTTCCGCGTCGTATTTGGCACCGGGGCTGGTGATAACCTCTACCGATTTGATCGTATTGGCAGGCATCTGTTTCAGCGCCTCGGCGAGGTTGCGGGCCATAATGCTCGACGGCTTTCCGTTGACGAGCACCTTAATGTTACTGCTGCCCCGCATTTTCAGGTTGCCGTCGAGATCGACGGTCAGCATCGGTACTTTGCGCATCACATCGACGGCCGTGCCGCCCACGTTGGCAATATCCTGCTCGGCGTTGTACACCAGCCGGTCGCCTTTGTCCTCCACCATCGGCTTCACGGCGGTCACCGTCACTTCGGCCAGGGCGTTGGTGCTCGTGCTGATCGACACGTTGCCCAGCTCCACCGTGGGCTTGTCGGCCGACAGCGTAATGGCGTCGATGCGTTTGGTTCGATAGCCCACAAACGAGACGACGAGTTTGTACGTACCGAAGCCGACTTTATCGAGCGTGAACGTACCTGAGTCGGAGGTGGCCACGCCCGTAATCACGTTGTCGGTGGGCCCCATCAGCGCCACGGTGGCATACGGAACGGGTTTGTGGGTGGTCGAATCGGTCAGGGTGCCGGTAATGCGGCCCGTCTGCCCGAAGGCGATCGTTGTGGTGAGGACGAAGAGGAAAGCGCCGTAGAGAAGATTCATAACGAGTGTATAGGTAATTGTGTGCCAACTCCGAAAAAGGCCCGTTGCTGCCTGCAAGCCCGGGTTTGCCCTGGTATTGCGTCCGTTTCTGGACAAGTCTTGTCCGGTTATGGGGCAGATGCACAAAGGTGATGGGCCGTTGCGTACACTCGTTGTTAAAAGTGGTTAAGGCTTGTTAAGGTGTGTTAAAGGGAATTAATGTACAATGAACGATGTACGATGTACAATGGGGCGAACGGCGTAGCGCTTGCCTGCTAATGCACCGCGCCTCATCGTACATCGTTCCTTATCCATTGTACATTCTTATGGCAACTCTGCTTGATCTCGTTGGCAACACGCCGCTGGTTGAATTGAACCGGCTCAATACCAATCCGGCTTATAAGCTTTACGGCAAACTCGAAGGCAACAATCCTGGTGGGAGCGTGAAAGACCGCGCCGCCTACAGCATGATTCGCGGCTACATCGACCGGGGCGAATGGCAACCCGGCATGAAACTGATCGAGGCAACAAGCGGCAACACGGGCATTGCGCTGGCGATGATTGCCCGCCTCTTCAACA comes from Fibrella aestuarina BUZ 2 and encodes:
- a CDS encoding LytR/AlgR family response regulator transcription factor; this translates as MKPYAFASACSGLAPEDLIRLFNLSDLTLPFWGYRKAMPMHKIVRLEGEGNYTMFHFSDGTRLMVSLTLKKMESRLSPGLFARPHKKNIVNLLYLEEQSLNRHQHTVQLANGDKIEVSRRKASHFFRQVEGFQQKVQELAN
- a CDS encoding TonB-dependent receptor domain-containing protein; the encoded protein is MNLLYGAFLFVLTTTIAFGQTGRITGTLTDSTTHKPVPYATVALMGPTDNVITGVATSDSGTFTLDKVGFGTYKLVVSFVGYRTKRIDAITLSADKPTVELGNVSISTSTNALAEVTVTAVKPMVEDKGDRLVYNAEQDIANVGGTAVDVMRKVPMLTVDLDGNLKMRGSSNIKVLVNGKPSSIMARNLAEALKQMPANTIKSVEVITSPGAKYDAEGSAGVINIITKKALKGSNGSVNATAGNFNSAVGIKWGVKGEKLGLSVSANTYTYRNIGWNEATRTALDPETRQPLSVLFTRSDRDNSGVGGYGEMSLDYDPDTLNRINFAANVWGGNFPMNSTLQNRLTVGSAITQDFVRDVRFRNPYGNGEFNLGWTKTIKKPGSSAAPAEFSILTQYSRMPDNYYYDITQRNRGSEAPTYLERSTNLSRNNEYTVQTDYSRPFEHKGRKDTLTYKLEMGAKGIMRRIGSEFSVDQSLSGLPTDYQLDPSRTNDFAYTQRVAAGYVSMRLESKKKWTATGGLRYEYTGINGDFITTKTQFTSQYGNIVPSLTVSKSWGKHTYKASYTQRISRPLVWYLNPFVNASDSKNLQTGNPFLAPELTHATELAYSTYNDKGMSFNATAYWRQTNNSIEWLQTVGADGVALTRPENIGRNASYGLNTNLTLQPTKELNVSVGADLTYLDLVSVALRQSNAGWVWSTNANASYKLPKDVTLQVNGNFGSGWVSLQGNYGGYYWYSLAAKKELMKKKADLTLALNNPFNQGVYQTGSQSASTFTTDMRSFWVSRSVRLTFAYRFGQMSSGGKQSKKIQNDDSKGGGR